CTCATGAAAATAATATTTACATTAATCATATTTTTAACATCTGTTTTTGGATTACAAGTTCAAGAATTAACATGGCCAAAAGGTGAAAGTTTTTTAACCTTTCTAGATAAGTATAATATCTCTCAAAATCTCTATTTTAGTTTAGAAAAAGAAGATAAAGAGCTTTGTTCAGAAATTATTGCAGGTATTGATTATAACCTAATGTTAAATGAAGATGGTAGCTTAAAGCAAGTTTTAATACCAGTTTCAGAAGAGATGCAACTACATATTTATGAAGCAAAAAAAGGTAAATATATATTTGAAGCAATACCAATTGCATATGAAGAAATTGATGAAACAATAGCAATTGAAATTCAAAGATCACCATTTAAAGATATATTTGATGCAACAGAAAACTTAGCCTTAGCAAATGAAGTTATGAGAGTTTATGGAAGAAGTGTTAACTTTAGAGGTATTCAAAAAGGTGATTTTGTAGCACTAAAATATAAACAAAAAGTTAGAATGGGTAAATACTTTGGAAACCCTGAATTAATTGCTGCTATGGTAGAAGTAAACGGAAAAAGAAATTATAGATTAAAAAATAGACACAATGAAAAATATTATGATGAAAAAGGAAATGGTTACTCAAAAACTTATTTTTTCCAAATTCCTTTAACTTACAAAAGAATTTCAAGCCAATTTACAAGAAAAAGATGGCACCCTGTATTAAAAAGATATAGAGCCCATCTAGGAACAGATTTTGCAGCCCCTAGAGGAAGAAGAATATATGCAGCTGGTGATGGAAAAGTTATCTTTAAAGGAAGAAGAGGAGGATATGGTAATACCATAATCATAAGACACTCAAATGGATATAGAACACTTTATGCTCACCAAAGTAGATTTAAAAGTGGTCTTAGAGTTGGAAGTTATGTAAGAAAAGGTACTCACATAGGATATGTAGGAAGTACAGGTCTTAGTTCTGGACCTCACTTGCACCTTGGATTATATAAAAATGGAAGAGCTATTAATCCTTTAAAAGTAATAACAAGAGGAAAAGAAGTAAAGCTTTCAGGAAAACAAAAAGCAACATTTATAGCAAATACAAAAGATTATGTTCAAGAGCTTGATTTAGTAGTTAGTGACCAAAATAGAGAACTTCCTACAAAATTTGCAAGAAAAGAGAGTTATACAGTGTTACAATAAAACTCAAGGAGTTTAAATGCAAAATGATAATATTATAAAAGACCCAAATGAGCTTTTAGAAAAAATAGATAATCTGCACCCCTCAGATATTGCTTACTCATTGAGAAAAATTGAAAATGAAAGTATAGAAGACTTTTTTTATATTTTAAAAACTATCCCAGATGAACTTTTAGGGGAAGTTCTTTTAGAACTTCCTGATAATCTACGAGACTCTGCTTATGAAGAGTTATCAATCCAAAGACTTACAGATGCTGTTGATTTACTTGAATCAGATGATGCAACAGATATTATCCAAGAAATAGAAGAGATTGATAAACAAAAAGCAAAAGATATCTATGAGGGATTAGAAGAAGAAGATAAAAAAGATATTGAATGGCTTAAAAGATATGAAGAGGATGAAGCTGGTGCATATATGCAAACTGAGCTATTCTCTGCAAAATTAAGTGAAACTATTGGAGAATCAATAAACAGACTTAAAAATGCAAAAGCAAATGATGAATTAGTAAATATTCATCAAGTTTTTGTAGTAAATGATGAAAAGTCACTTATAGCTTCAGTTTCACTTGAAGATTTAATAATCTTTGATTTTGATAAAACCTATGAAGATATTTTAAATGAAGCAGATGAGTATAAATATAGACCCTTTAAAGTAAGTGACAATACACATATTGATGAAGTTGCAAAACATTTTGAACAGTATGATTTAAATGTTGTTGCTGTTGTTGGTTATCAAGATATGCTAATGGGAAGAATTACAAGTGATGATATTTTAGATGTAATTGAACAAAATGCAACAGAACAAATGTATCAATTAGCAGGTGTACATGAAGATTTTGAACATGAAGACAATCTTATTACTACTGCAAAAAAAAGAGCAATTTGGTTATTTTTAAACTTAGGAACAGCGATTTTAGCTTCACTAGTTATTGGTTTATTTGATCAAACAATACAAGCATATGTTGCATTGGCAATTTTGATGCCAATTGTAGCATCAATGGGTGGAAATGCAGGAACACAAACATTAGCTGTTATGGTAAGACAATTAGCACTTGGAGATATTGAACTTGAAAATGCAAAAAATGCAGTAAGAAAAGAAGTATTTATCTCTTTAGTTAATGGTGTGCTATTTGCTATAATTATGGGATTTATTGCATGGCTTTGGTTTGATGAGAAACTTCTTGGCTTGGTTATTGCTTTATCTATGGTAATTAATCTTTTTAGTGCAGGTTTTTTTGGAGCTTCAATTCCCTTATTATTAAAAAAATTCAATATTGATCCAGCTGTTGGAAGCACAGTTTTACTTACTACAGTTACTGATATAGTGGGCTTCTTTAGTTTCTTAATGTTAGCTAAAGTAATTCTTTTATAAAATGCCCAAAATTAAAACTGGTAAAGGAAAATTTAAGGATGGCTTTATTGAATAATGAAAAGTGTATTTTACCTTTAAGTAGTATAGCAGAACTACTAACTACAAAATCAAGAACTTTAAAAATGTATGAAGAAAAAGGATTATTTCCTAAAAAACAGAATCAAACAAAGAAACTTTACTCAATTACTGATGTTAGATTTATTGCATTTGTACATTATCTTGCAAGTGTAAAAAAAATAAATGCAAATGGAATAAAGTATATTCTAGAAATGCTTCATACTAAT
The window above is part of the Malaciobacter marinus genome. Proteins encoded here:
- a CDS encoding peptidoglycan DD-metalloendopeptidase family protein gives rise to the protein MKIIFTLIIFLTSVFGLQVQELTWPKGESFLTFLDKYNISQNLYFSLEKEDKELCSEIIAGIDYNLMLNEDGSLKQVLIPVSEEMQLHIYEAKKGKYIFEAIPIAYEEIDETIAIEIQRSPFKDIFDATENLALANEVMRVYGRSVNFRGIQKGDFVALKYKQKVRMGKYFGNPELIAAMVEVNGKRNYRLKNRHNEKYYDEKGNGYSKTYFFQIPLTYKRISSQFTRKRWHPVLKRYRAHLGTDFAAPRGRRIYAAGDGKVIFKGRRGGYGNTIIIRHSNGYRTLYAHQSRFKSGLRVGSYVRKGTHIGYVGSTGLSSGPHLHLGLYKNGRAINPLKVITRGKEVKLSGKQKATFIANTKDYVQELDLVVSDQNRELPTKFARKESYTVLQ
- the mgtE gene encoding magnesium transporter, whose translation is MQNDNIIKDPNELLEKIDNLHPSDIAYSLRKIENESIEDFFYILKTIPDELLGEVLLELPDNLRDSAYEELSIQRLTDAVDLLESDDATDIIQEIEEIDKQKAKDIYEGLEEEDKKDIEWLKRYEEDEAGAYMQTELFSAKLSETIGESINRLKNAKANDELVNIHQVFVVNDEKSLIASVSLEDLIIFDFDKTYEDILNEADEYKYRPFKVSDNTHIDEVAKHFEQYDLNVVAVVGYQDMLMGRITSDDILDVIEQNATEQMYQLAGVHEDFEHEDNLITTAKKRAIWLFLNLGTAILASLVIGLFDQTIQAYVALAILMPIVASMGGNAGTQTLAVMVRQLALGDIELENAKNAVRKEVFISLVNGVLFAIIMGFIAWLWFDEKLLGLVIALSMVINLFSAGFFGASIPLLLKKFNIDPAVGSTVLLTTVTDIVGFFSFLMLAKVILL
- a CDS encoding MerR family transcriptional regulator, whose translation is MALLNNEKCILPLSSIAELLTTKSRTLKMYEEKGLFPKKQNQTKKLYSITDVRFIAFVHYLASVKKINANGIKYILEMLHTNMDEKNRNEFLDIVESKLEKISTNDVEDIDNFK